In Paenibacillus sonchi, a single genomic region encodes these proteins:
- a CDS encoding ABC transporter substrate-binding protein has protein sequence MTKKQMVQRWLTKWGWILLYIVLMSGAVLYIMQGGREPIEDNSQEKITLTFRHFWIKEHDRPLLAIFEEVVKEYQGAHPNVKVNFEGLDQTIHREQKLKSEMVTGTPPDMFVLFGGAEIEPYVRSNRLMDLTDFAQENGLKDQFKDLHLWTFNNHIYGLPIEGNAEPLYYNRTVFNKLGIKVPGTLAELDSAIVQLKLQGYIPFALGNEDRWPAGIFAHYLMDRYAGPDLIQKLVTGKDGASFGNSYYKQAFRHFGQWVHENAFSPDSNNTSTENAVRQFTSGKAAMYLNGNWDINLFSGENAPADFQNEVGVIPFPALDGGEKASIAGGYTIGIGLSSSLTGAKREAALELMKALYTQETQKRIVYEGLRIPSMRITFDPNKTGPVFAQVMELMENNQQSFVPYDNLLSPEVKKTFLSVIEEMIDGGLQGDAALKELQAASRQYWKLILSSAIQ, from the coding sequence ATGACCAAAAAGCAGATGGTGCAAAGATGGCTGACCAAATGGGGCTGGATTCTGTTGTACATTGTTCTCATGTCCGGAGCGGTCCTGTACATTATGCAAGGCGGCAGAGAACCGATAGAGGATAATTCACAGGAAAAAATTACACTGACCTTCCGGCACTTCTGGATCAAGGAGCATGACCGGCCGCTGCTCGCCATTTTTGAGGAGGTTGTGAAGGAGTATCAGGGGGCGCACCCTAATGTAAAAGTGAATTTTGAGGGGCTGGACCAGACGATACACCGTGAGCAGAAGCTGAAAAGCGAGATGGTTACCGGCACGCCCCCGGATATGTTCGTGCTGTTCGGAGGCGCAGAGATTGAACCTTATGTGCGCTCCAACCGCCTGATGGATTTGACGGATTTTGCACAGGAGAACGGCCTGAAGGACCAGTTCAAGGATTTGCACCTGTGGACGTTCAACAATCATATCTACGGATTGCCGATTGAAGGCAATGCGGAGCCGCTCTATTATAACCGGACGGTCTTCAATAAGCTGGGTATTAAAGTGCCCGGGACGCTGGCAGAACTGGACTCGGCGATCGTTCAACTGAAGCTGCAGGGGTACATTCCGTTTGCGCTCGGCAATGAAGACCGCTGGCCCGCAGGGATATTCGCCCATTATTTAATGGACCGGTACGCCGGTCCGGACCTGATTCAGAAGCTGGTTACGGGCAAGGATGGAGCCAGCTTCGGGAACAGCTATTATAAACAGGCCTTCCGGCATTTCGGTCAATGGGTCCATGAGAATGCGTTCAGCCCGGACTCCAATAATACCTCAACGGAAAATGCAGTCCGCCAGTTCACAAGCGGCAAAGCCGCTATGTATTTGAACGGCAACTGGGATATTAATCTGTTCTCCGGGGAGAACGCGCCGGCGGATTTTCAGAACGAGGTGGGAGTCATCCCGTTCCCCGCACTGGACGGTGGTGAGAAAGCCTCCATTGCCGGCGGATATACGATAGGGATCGGACTGTCCTCCAGTCTGACAGGTGCGAAGCGGGAGGCAGCGCTGGAGCTGATGAAGGCGCTCTATACCCAGGAGACTCAGAAGCGGATTGTGTATGAAGGGCTGAGAATTCCGTCCATGCGCATTACCTTTGACCCGAATAAAACAGGGCCGGTTTTTGCCCAAGTGATGGAGCTGATGGAGAACAATCAGCAGAGCTTCGTGCCTTATGACAATCTTCTGTCGCCCGAGGTTAAAAAAACGTTCCTGAGTGTCATTGAAGAAATGATTGACGGCGGCTTGCAGGGGGATGCGGCGCTGAAGGAGCTGCAGGCTGCATCGAGACAATATTGGAAATTGATTCTGAGCTCGGCCATTCAATAA
- a CDS encoding response regulator, whose amino-acid sequence MGATQEKYKVLLVDDEPIILRSLKVAIPWEELGLAIAGEARNGEAALQLIEETAPQIIISDIRMPVIDGIALMKEVLPRSSKLIFIFISGYGEFEYAREALRQGAFDYLLKPIDHDELTEMLTRAIARLKRQKENEQLMLSVQTLSMLARERMYAEFTLGNPRPLQHLKWLENSELEGEYFMAVVRLDNYASLTAQWSVEEKRLWLFAVRNILEEWSLENGVLSVFPFYNGEWILLFPGSLGSVSKELGEQLISGIRKYSKLECSVGISRITRGIDQLSTVYPLACKALYQRFYSGQAGVFINEETAASGSREVKYPKELELALIESIRTVNLERMLSLFDEMSAFIEAQGLPQELAERLIMEMIVVLYRQFEHLNMHTDWSLEGLLSRLHGLGTLSAMIAALKMEFSKWMLGSNKSATREDGRSVVEKSMRYIEANYHKDLSIEEVAEVADLSISHFCTLFKQISGYTFLEFVTHCRMEKAKYILQNSNVKVYQVAPLVGYQDPRYFTQVFKKATGKTPTEYREENSRQVN is encoded by the coding sequence ATGGGTGCAACACAGGAGAAATACAAAGTGCTGCTGGTGGATGATGAGCCGATCATTCTGCGGAGCTTGAAGGTCGCCATCCCTTGGGAAGAGCTGGGCCTTGCCATTGCGGGGGAAGCGCGGAATGGAGAAGCGGCGCTGCAGTTGATCGAAGAGACGGCCCCGCAGATTATCATCAGCGATATCCGTATGCCGGTCATCGACGGCATCGCGCTGATGAAGGAGGTGCTGCCGCGCAGCAGCAAGCTGATCTTTATTTTCATCAGCGGCTACGGAGAGTTTGAGTATGCCCGGGAAGCGCTGCGCCAGGGGGCCTTTGACTATTTGCTGAAGCCGATCGATCATGACGAATTGACAGAAATGCTGACCCGGGCCATAGCCAGGCTCAAGCGCCAGAAGGAGAATGAGCAGCTGATGCTCTCGGTGCAGACCTTGTCCATGCTGGCCCGCGAGCGGATGTATGCCGAGTTCACACTCGGCAATCCGCGTCCGCTTCAGCATCTGAAGTGGCTGGAGAACAGCGAGCTGGAGGGCGAGTATTTCATGGCCGTGGTCCGGCTGGATAATTACGCTTCCTTGACGGCGCAGTGGAGCGTGGAGGAGAAGCGGCTCTGGCTGTTCGCAGTAAGGAACATTCTGGAGGAATGGTCGCTGGAGAACGGAGTGCTGTCCGTGTTCCCGTTCTATAACGGGGAGTGGATTCTGCTCTTCCCCGGTAGTCTTGGCAGTGTCAGCAAAGAACTGGGCGAGCAGCTGATTTCCGGGATCAGGAAATATTCCAAGCTGGAATGCTCGGTAGGCATCAGCCGCATCACCCGGGGCATTGACCAGTTAAGCACGGTATACCCGCTCGCTTGCAAAGCGCTGTACCAGCGGTTTTATTCAGGTCAGGCGGGAGTGTTCATCAATGAGGAGACGGCGGCGAGCGGCAGCCGGGAAGTAAAATATCCGAAGGAGCTGGAGCTTGCCCTCATCGAGAGTATCCGGACGGTGAATCTGGAACGGATGCTGTCCTTATTTGATGAAATGTCAGCTTTCATTGAAGCCCAGGGGCTTCCGCAGGAGCTGGCCGAGAGGCTCATCATGGAGATGATTGTCGTCCTGTACAGACAATTTGAGCACCTCAATATGCATACAGACTGGTCGCTGGAGGGGCTGCTGAGCAGGCTGCACGGTCTGGGCACACTTTCTGCGATGATCGCGGCACTGAAAATGGAATTCAGCAAGTGGATGCTGGGAAGCAATAAGTCAGCCACCCGCGAGGATGGCCGGAGCGTGGTCGAAAAATCGATGCGGTATATAGAAGCCAACTACCACAAGGATCTCAGCATAGAAGAGGTGGCGGAGGTAGCGGATCTGAGCATCAGCCATTTCTGTACGCTGTTCAAGCAAATCTCCGGCTATACCTTCCTGGAGTTCGTTACACACTGCCGGATGGAGAAAGCCAAATATATTTTGCAGAACAGCAATGTTAAGGTTTATCAGGTTGCGCCGTTAGTCGGCTACCAGGACCCGCGTTATTTTACACAGGTGTTCAAAAAAGCCACCGGCAAAACACCGACGGAATACCGTGAGGAAAATTCCCGGCAGGTTAATTGA
- a CDS encoding papain-like cysteine protease family protein: MSIMRKIKKSSFTFILAITAALMVSSSVSAYVSYITLSVPVVKQEQTNWCWVASSVGVIDFLGTPPTQSDFVNYVKGGVVNQAGTVADVKQGLQHWNVSSTTGSSLSFQTVANQTSNNQPIISGIIWKSGGGHMYTIRGYYEDTNSSKQDLYYIDPWPGNSNYNIMSYSNFLNNSSFFWNESVYNIYVS, encoded by the coding sequence ATGAGTATAATGAGAAAAATAAAGAAGAGCTCTTTTACTTTTATTCTAGCTATTACTGCCGCTTTAATGGTTAGCAGTTCTGTTTCGGCTTATGTATCATACATTACTTTATCGGTTCCAGTTGTTAAACAAGAACAGACAAATTGGTGCTGGGTTGCGTCCTCCGTTGGGGTTATCGATTTTTTAGGAACTCCGCCCACTCAGAGTGACTTTGTTAATTATGTAAAAGGTGGTGTGGTTAACCAAGCGGGTACAGTAGCTGATGTGAAACAGGGTTTACAGCACTGGAATGTTAGTTCTACGACGGGAAGCTCCTTGAGTTTTCAAACTGTTGCGAATCAAACTAGTAATAATCAACCCATAATTTCAGGCATCATTTGGAAATCTGGCGGTGGTCATATGTATACAATTCGAGGTTATTATGAAGATACGAACAGTAGCAAACAAGACCTCTATTATATTGATCCTTGGCCAGGAAATTCAAATTATAATATTATGAGCTATTCGAATTTCTTGAACAATTCTTCATTTTTTTGGAATGAGTCTGTTTATAATATTTATGTATCTTAA
- a CDS encoding fatty acid desaturase: protein MTTRQTSQLSSLKKSMAPFEKTNQGASIRQLINTLVPLVVLWMAAYFSLQVSYGLTLLFAVPAAGFVIRTFIIFHDCCHGSFFNNRKANDIIGTLTGVLTLVPYRQWKHSHSIHHAGSSNLDKRGIGDIWIMTVEEYIAAKPLKRLYYRIYRNPLIMFGVGPIAVFLIQYRFNARGARRKERMNTYLTNVSIALLYSTLIWAMGWQAFLLVQLPVVFVSGCLGIWLFYVQHQFEDSYFEHEEEWSYVSAAVEGSSYYKLPKLLQWITGNIGFHHVHHLSPKVPNYNLELAHNASEPLKHATTITIGTSLKALHFRLWDEENKGFVGFKEIKARMKQPKPAADGLKMIKPGFQSE, encoded by the coding sequence ATGACTACCCGCCAGACATCCCAGCTCTCCAGCCTGAAAAAAAGCATGGCTCCCTTTGAAAAAACAAACCAGGGTGCAAGCATTAGACAATTAATCAATACACTTGTTCCGCTTGTGGTTCTATGGATGGCTGCTTATTTCAGCCTGCAGGTATCCTACGGACTTACGCTTCTGTTCGCGGTCCCCGCTGCGGGGTTTGTGATCCGTACCTTTATAATTTTCCATGACTGCTGCCATGGCTCGTTCTTCAACAACCGCAAAGCCAATGATATCATCGGCACCCTCACGGGTGTCTTGACGCTTGTCCCATACCGCCAGTGGAAGCACAGCCATTCCATCCATCATGCCGGGAGCAGCAACCTCGACAAGCGGGGGATCGGGGATATCTGGATTATGACTGTAGAGGAATATATAGCCGCAAAGCCGTTGAAACGGCTGTACTACCGCATCTACCGCAACCCGCTGATTATGTTCGGAGTCGGCCCGATCGCCGTCTTCCTGATTCAATACCGCTTCAATGCCAGAGGCGCAAGACGCAAGGAACGGATGAATACGTACTTGACGAATGTATCCATTGCGCTACTTTACAGTACGCTGATCTGGGCGATGGGCTGGCAGGCTTTTCTGCTGGTGCAGCTGCCGGTCGTATTTGTATCAGGCTGCCTCGGCATCTGGCTGTTCTATGTGCAGCATCAGTTCGAGGATTCTTACTTCGAGCATGAAGAGGAATGGAGTTATGTATCAGCGGCAGTAGAAGGAAGCTCATATTACAAGCTGCCCAAGCTGCTGCAATGGATTACGGGCAATATCGGCTTCCACCATGTCCATCATTTGAGCCCGAAGGTGCCGAACTATAATCTGGAGCTGGCACATAATGCCTCTGAACCGCTGAAGCATGCCACGACCATTACCATCGGAACCAGTCTGAAGGCGCTGCATTTCCGCTTATGGGATGAAGAGAACAAGGGGTTCGTCGGCTTCAAGGAAATCAAGGCCAGAATGAAGCAGCCGAAGCCGGCAGCGGATGGTCTGAAGATGATCAAACCCGGGTTCCAAAGCGAGTAA
- a CDS encoding sensor histidine kinase yields the protein MQKWHHIFHKSTGLSPYVWVVFYILPFYFIFRSASVDQNQWVYGIVMVAVFFACYVLSFKSRGWVVYFWTTVQILVSITMTLLFGYMYFALFIAFFIGNIQKRAGFFTLYSIHLLTTIAAINYEMITGNRVFISQLPFVLVSMIAVVLLPATTYNRNNQDKLQGQLEDANKRISELVIMEERQRIARDLHDTLGQKLSLIGLKSDLAGKLIHKNPAQAAVEINDVRQTARSALKEVREMVTQMRGIRLEDELIRIRQLLEAAEIEFQLEGNPKLVNTSLITENVLSMCLKEAVTNVVKHSGATLCQVLIEPSRTDLLIKVKDNGTGIEGSNLYDKGHGLQGMRERLEFVNGSMDVLQDKGTTLIIRVPNVFKQPELKEVKGL from the coding sequence ATGCAGAAGTGGCATCATATTTTTCATAAAAGTACGGGTCTCAGCCCTTATGTATGGGTTGTTTTTTACATTTTGCCGTTTTATTTCATCTTCCGTTCCGCCTCAGTGGACCAAAACCAGTGGGTATATGGAATTGTGATGGTTGCTGTATTTTTTGCCTGTTACGTCCTCTCGTTCAAATCCAGAGGCTGGGTGGTTTATTTCTGGACCACTGTACAGATCCTTGTCTCGATCACAATGACGCTGCTGTTCGGGTATATGTATTTTGCGTTATTTATTGCTTTTTTTATCGGGAATATTCAGAAAAGAGCCGGTTTTTTCACGCTGTATTCGATTCATCTGTTGACGACCATTGCTGCGATCAATTATGAGATGATTACAGGTAACCGGGTTTTCATTTCGCAGCTTCCGTTCGTGCTGGTGAGCATGATCGCTGTAGTGCTGCTGCCTGCGACCACCTACAACCGCAACAATCAGGACAAGCTGCAGGGGCAGCTGGAGGATGCCAACAAACGGATCTCCGAGCTGGTTATTATGGAGGAACGGCAGCGGATTGCCCGGGATCTGCATGATACGCTGGGACAGAAGCTGTCGCTCATCGGCCTCAAAAGCGATCTGGCCGGCAAATTGATCCACAAAAATCCGGCGCAGGCTGCGGTTGAAATTAACGATGTCCGGCAGACCGCGAGAAGTGCGCTCAAGGAAGTCAGGGAGATGGTTACGCAAATGCGCGGAATCCGCCTGGAGGATGAGCTGATCCGGATCCGGCAATTGCTGGAGGCGGCAGAGATTGAGTTCCAGCTGGAGGGCAACCCGAAGCTTGTTAATACCTCGTTAATCACAGAAAACGTGCTGAGCATGTGCCTGAAGGAGGCCGTTACCAATGTAGTGAAGCACAGCGGTGCGACACTCTGCCAGGTGCTGATTGAACCCTCGCGGACGGATCTGCTGATCAAGGTCAAAGATAATGGTACCGGGATTGAGGGAAGCAATCTGTATGACAAGGGGCACGGGCTGCAGGGGATGCGGGAACGGCTTGAATTTGTGAACGGCAGTATGGATGTGCTGCAGGACAAAGGTACAACGCTCATCATTAGAGTGCCAAATGTTTTTAAGCAGCCGGAACTGAAGGAGGTAAAGGGGCTATGA
- a CDS encoding response regulator transcription factor, whose translation MIKIVIAEDQRMLLGALASLLDLEDDMKVVGRAANGEEAVKLVQQHQPDICIMDIEMPAMSGLEAAEALKDSGCKIMILTTFARAGYFERAVKAGVDAYLLKDSPSEELALSIRSVMSGKRLYAPELMDEAYSGEANPLTQREKEVLGLIADGKNTKEIASQLYITTGTVRNYISVILDKLDVGNRIEAITRFKEKGWFK comes from the coding sequence ATGATCAAAATTGTAATCGCTGAGGATCAGCGCATGCTGCTGGGGGCTCTCGCCTCCCTGCTCGACCTGGAGGATGATATGAAGGTTGTAGGCCGGGCGGCGAACGGGGAGGAGGCCGTCAAGCTGGTGCAGCAGCATCAGCCGGATATTTGCATCATGGATATTGAAATGCCGGCCATGAGCGGCCTCGAAGCCGCTGAAGCCCTGAAGGATTCAGGCTGTAAAATCATGATTCTGACCACCTTTGCCCGTGCGGGGTATTTTGAACGCGCCGTTAAGGCCGGAGTGGATGCCTATCTCCTGAAAGACAGTCCGAGCGAGGAGCTTGCCCTCTCGATCCGCAGCGTGATGTCCGGCAAACGGCTTTATGCTCCCGAGCTGATGGATGAGGCTTACAGCGGTGAAGCCAATCCTTTGACCCAGCGGGAGAAGGAAGTGCTGGGGCTGATCGCCGACGGCAAAAATACGAAGGAGATCGCCAGCCAGCTGTATATCACAACCGGAACCGTGCGCAACTATATTTCGGTCATTCTTGACAAGCTGGATGTCGGCAACCGGATAGAGGCCATTACCCGCTTTAAGGAGAAGGGCTGGTTTAAGTGA
- a CDS encoding oligosaccharide flippase family protein, with protein sequence MNGSRLLRQSAIRAFALFIVKLIGLTGRVILTRIVGAEGIGLYQIAYSFYGFVLMFTGGLPTTLAMASAKKPAQSWSLLKIISLGVILFGGIVSLAVFWHALAISRFLGNPGLEYSIRSLAPSLFAVPLLGLVRGYLQGHKQIGVIALSEIIEQASRIFFMLLIVWHVLPLGINRAIGSGLYGTFIGALSAFSLLTVYISVNKTSLPYSTSYSVQSLPIFWFIQSSLMISATRLIIPASEFIDAVLIPNRLLAAGYSTSEATSMYGVIYGMAVIVAYAPTLLTGALCHTLSVQIAAEWQQGNTQRFNSLSATAFKVCWLWGIATALFLKGNAPELSLFIFNTETAGPAIKYLAAIPLLVGFREISTSILWSQDIRKSPFYGLLTGIICATSAQYFLVGIPGFGYKGAAIAILLLEAVASLWNLQALRFKIDQLSTILFGLLCDLIVLSVALFGVRQLSQSFPGTPAGFGRFLFAALLYFLVAGFYMYLRCMRKRK encoded by the coding sequence ATGAATGGTTCCCGCCTGTTAAGACAATCTGCAATCAGAGCTTTTGCTTTGTTTATCGTGAAGCTCATCGGATTGACCGGCCGTGTGATCTTGACAAGAATTGTGGGTGCAGAAGGAATTGGTCTCTATCAAATCGCCTATTCCTTTTACGGATTTGTGCTAATGTTCACAGGGGGATTGCCGACAACCTTGGCTATGGCAAGCGCTAAAAAACCTGCCCAAAGCTGGAGTCTGCTAAAAATAATATCGCTTGGTGTTATTTTATTCGGAGGAATTGTCAGTCTGGCGGTTTTTTGGCATGCTCTGGCTATCTCCAGGTTTCTTGGCAATCCCGGCCTGGAATATTCAATCCGGAGTCTCGCTCCTTCACTGTTTGCCGTGCCGCTATTGGGATTGGTAAGGGGATATTTGCAGGGTCACAAACAAATTGGGGTTATCGCGCTGTCTGAGATCATCGAGCAGGCTTCCAGAATTTTTTTCATGCTCCTGATCGTCTGGCATGTCCTGCCCCTTGGGATCAACCGCGCTATAGGTTCAGGGCTTTATGGCACTTTTATAGGCGCATTATCCGCCTTTTCCTTGCTCACTGTCTATATTTCTGTAAATAAAACAAGCCTCCCTTACAGCACCAGTTATTCAGTCCAGTCTCTTCCCATCTTTTGGTTCATTCAATCTTCACTTATGATCTCTGCAACTCGGCTGATCATTCCCGCCTCCGAATTTATAGACGCTGTGCTTATCCCCAACCGGCTGCTTGCAGCGGGCTACAGTACTTCTGAAGCGACCTCCATGTATGGAGTGATTTACGGAATGGCCGTCATTGTGGCCTATGCGCCCACCCTTCTGACCGGAGCCTTGTGCCACACCCTGTCCGTGCAAATTGCGGCGGAGTGGCAGCAGGGAAATACGCAGAGATTTAATAGTCTTTCCGCTACAGCCTTCAAAGTATGCTGGTTATGGGGAATTGCAACAGCGTTATTTCTAAAGGGTAATGCCCCGGAATTATCGTTATTTATTTTCAATACGGAAACAGCCGGACCGGCAATCAAATATTTAGCAGCCATCCCCCTGTTGGTAGGCTTCCGCGAAATCTCCACCAGTATTTTGTGGTCGCAGGATATCAGGAAAAGTCCATTTTATGGACTCCTTACAGGAATCATCTGCGCCACTTCTGCCCAATATTTTCTGGTGGGAATTCCCGGTTTCGGCTATAAAGGTGCCGCAATTGCTATACTTTTACTGGAAGCCGTTGCTTCTTTATGGAACTTGCAGGCTTTACGTTTCAAGATAGATCAGCTAAGCACCATCTTATTTGGCCTGCTATGTGATCTCATTGTTCTATCTGTCGCGTTGTTCGGAGTCAGGCAGTTATCGCAATCTTTTCCTGGAACGCCAGCGGGCTTTGGGAGATTTCTGTTTGCAGCCCTCTTGTATTTTCTTGTTGCAGGATTTTATATGTATCTTCGCTGCATGCGGAAAAGAAAATAA
- a CDS encoding amidase domain-containing protein encodes MEQALSKNAFRHERNRTEYMNTWADKRNIKLIHADSSIRIIRRTISGDTAKVSLVQSLKIAYVYNKKIIPEQFFGVGTRHFMTLKKSNGNWKIAREWYLDPLDENPSKIAEKPKGAAPSVKSKSDQDEDKNFNRTRAVAYANKYAGAAWGAGNQHHYNKKYLDYTGKGGDCTNFASQVIGDPEEGGGLQMKGGWRYFYKSGGTQTWVHTDSLSRFLLRSGYGKLIAKGNYQQIMCPSNKYPGGAVSELQPGDLVGYILRHDDTDHFSVIVGFDDSGYPLVNSHTADRYRVPFDLGWDEDTKYQLFHIKG; translated from the coding sequence ATGGAACAGGCCTTAAGTAAAAATGCCTTCCGGCATGAACGCAATAGAACCGAATATATGAATACATGGGCGGACAAGCGGAATATCAAATTAATCCATGCCGACAGCAGCATCCGGATCATCCGCCGGACCATCAGCGGAGATACCGCCAAAGTGTCTCTGGTGCAATCCCTCAAAATCGCCTATGTATACAACAAAAAAATTATCCCCGAGCAATTCTTCGGCGTCGGCACAAGGCATTTCATGACCTTGAAGAAAAGTAACGGGAATTGGAAAATCGCCCGCGAATGGTATTTGGACCCGCTGGATGAGAACCCCAGCAAAATCGCGGAAAAACCAAAGGGAGCAGCTCCTTCAGTCAAATCCAAATCCGATCAAGATGAGGACAAGAACTTCAATCGCACCCGGGCCGTCGCATATGCCAATAAATATGCCGGAGCAGCATGGGGGGCTGGAAATCAGCATCACTATAATAAAAAATACCTGGATTATACCGGCAAAGGCGGGGACTGCACAAATTTTGCCTCACAGGTGATTGGGGACCCTGAAGAGGGCGGAGGTTTGCAAATGAAAGGCGGCTGGCGGTATTTCTATAAATCCGGCGGCACTCAGACCTGGGTACATACCGATTCCCTCAGCAGATTTCTCTTAAGGTCAGGATACGGAAAATTGATTGCCAAGGGCAATTATCAGCAGATTATGTGCCCTTCGAATAAATATCCCGGAGGGGCCGTTTCAGAGCTTCAGCCCGGGGATTTAGTAGGTTATATCCTGCGGCACGATGATACTGACCATTTCTCCGTGATTGTCGGATTTGATGATTCCGGTTATCCGCTCGTCAATTCCCACACCGCCGACCGTTATCGTGTCCCTTTTGATCTGGGCTGGGACGAAGATACCAAATACCAGCTTTTTCACATTAAAGGCTGA
- a CDS encoding SWIM zinc finger domain-containing protein yields MPELTTSYVDSLAPNAAAIKNGQGLVRKKSFIRLHTSENGELLFGQCAGSGKTPYECSVDFISPDNPVFRCTCPSRQFPCKHALGLLYAYVEGQAFTPAPVPEDISSKREKAEKREENKAKQAAGGAESKPKKVNKSALKKKINAQLEGLDLLEKLVLSLIRGGLSTIDSKTLKTVQEHVKQMGNYYLSGAQTQLRRFALLLGKGENREVSYTYAMEQLTRLHAFIKKARVYLTTRAGDPELALDHESTIDEWLGHAWQLSELKEYGLVKESVELLQLAFYSYDDPARQEFVDLGYWLETASGAIHRTVNYRPYKAAKLMREEDSFFDLARIPLLYTYPGDMNVRVRYEEMTSRAVEAKDLERVAASANRSYAEALKKVKNQLKNPLSDKTPVMLLHAASLGVTGSGQYVLTDDAGVQLVLDDIPSLPQGTLELLPFLPASAMKDCCVLVMFEHLLDQGRLVAQPLTIIQDGAITRLLY; encoded by the coding sequence TTGCCTGAACTTACAACATCCTATGTAGATTCGCTCGCACCCAATGCGGCCGCCATCAAGAACGGCCAGGGCCTGGTGCGCAAGAAGAGCTTCATCCGGCTGCATACCTCTGAGAATGGAGAACTGCTCTTTGGACAATGCGCCGGGAGCGGGAAAACCCCTTACGAGTGCTCCGTAGATTTTATTTCACCGGATAACCCGGTGTTCCGCTGCACCTGTCCCAGCCGGCAATTTCCCTGCAAGCACGCATTAGGCCTGCTCTATGCCTACGTGGAAGGACAGGCTTTCACTCCTGCGCCTGTCCCCGAGGATATTTCCTCCAAACGCGAAAAAGCGGAAAAACGGGAAGAAAACAAAGCCAAGCAAGCTGCCGGAGGCGCAGAGAGCAAGCCCAAGAAGGTCAACAAATCTGCCCTGAAGAAAAAAATAAACGCACAGCTCGAAGGTCTGGACCTCCTGGAAAAGCTGGTGCTGTCTCTGATCCGCGGCGGCTTGTCCACCATCGACAGCAAAACGCTCAAAACCGTTCAAGAGCATGTAAAGCAGATGGGCAACTACTATTTATCGGGAGCGCAGACACAGCTTCGCCGCTTCGCCCTGCTTCTGGGCAAGGGAGAAAACCGGGAAGTGAGTTATACATATGCCATGGAGCAGTTGACAAGGCTTCATGCTTTTATCAAGAAAGCCCGGGTCTATTTGACCACAAGAGCCGGGGACCCTGAGCTTGCCCTCGATCATGAATCCACCATCGACGAATGGCTGGGGCATGCCTGGCAGCTGTCTGAGCTGAAAGAGTATGGTCTGGTCAAGGAATCTGTTGAACTTCTGCAGCTGGCATTCTACAGCTACGATGATCCGGCCCGTCAGGAGTTCGTGGATCTTGGCTATTGGCTGGAGACGGCAAGCGGTGCGATTCACCGGACTGTCAACTATCGTCCTTATAAGGCTGCAAAGCTGATGCGGGAGGAAGACAGCTTTTTTGATCTGGCGCGGATTCCGCTTCTGTACACCTACCCCGGCGATATGAATGTCCGGGTCCGGTATGAAGAAATGACATCAAGGGCTGTCGAAGCTAAAGACCTGGAGCGGGTTGCGGCAAGTGCAAACCGTTCATATGCAGAAGCGCTTAAGAAGGTCAAAAATCAGTTGAAAAATCCGCTCAGCGATAAAACGCCTGTCATGCTGCTGCATGCGGCCAGTCTGGGAGTGACGGGGAGCGGCCAGTATGTGCTCACTGATGATGCCGGAGTCCAGCTGGTGCTGGACGACATTCCTTCGCTGCCCCAGGGGACGCTTGAGCTGCTGCCGTTCCTGCCTGCTTCTGCAATGAAGGACTGCTGCGTGCTGGTGATGTTCGAGCATCTTCTGGATCAGGGGCGGCTGGTTGCCCAGCCTTTGACCATTATCCAAGACGGAGCCATTACCCGGCTTCTGTACTAG